One genomic window of Halolamina sediminis includes the following:
- a CDS encoding dihydroorotase, whose product MRITGAELPDGRVRDVRTDEGRIAEIEDSLHSLPDEETVDADGLTLLPGAIDAHVHFRQPGHGHKETWARGSRSAAAGGVTTVVDQPNTSPPTVDGAAFDEKAEFAENAAVNYGINGGVNDEWVPETLLARPVFALGEVFLADSTGEMGIDEGLFEDALAAAADAGIPVTVHAEDADRFDESAFGTDAGGTGRNADADLWSQYRTAEAEIAAVEAACEAAGEAGVEIHVAHTSTPEAADHAAEAGMTTEVSPHHLLLSRDDLDELGTFGRMNPPLRSEARREALYERVADGTVDLIATDHAPHTTEEKEAGLWDAPSGVPGVETMLPLLLAEVRDGGLTLERVRDLVAANPAERFGLAEKGRVEVGYDADLTLVDLDDPEPIRADALHTKCDWTPFEGREAVFPELTIVDGETVYDGRAGDRFTVGVGTNVRT is encoded by the coding sequence ATGCGCATCACCGGCGCCGAACTCCCCGACGGCCGCGTCCGGGACGTTCGGACCGACGAGGGCCGCATCGCCGAGATCGAGGACTCCCTCCACTCGCTGCCCGACGAGGAGACCGTCGACGCCGACGGGCTGACGCTCCTCCCGGGCGCCATCGACGCCCACGTCCACTTCCGCCAGCCCGGCCACGGCCACAAGGAGACGTGGGCGAGGGGGAGTCGCTCGGCCGCGGCGGGCGGCGTCACCACCGTCGTCGATCAGCCCAACACCTCGCCGCCGACCGTCGACGGCGCGGCGTTCGACGAGAAGGCGGAGTTCGCCGAGAACGCGGCGGTCAACTACGGAATCAACGGTGGCGTGAACGACGAGTGGGTGCCCGAGACGCTGCTCGCAAGGCCGGTGTTCGCGCTGGGAGAGGTGTTTCTGGCGGACTCCACGGGCGAGATGGGGATCGACGAGGGTCTGTTCGAGGACGCGCTCGCTGCGGCTGCCGACGCCGGGATCCCCGTCACCGTCCACGCCGAGGACGCCGATCGGTTCGACGAGTCGGCCTTCGGCACCGACGCCGGCGGGACCGGACGGAACGCCGACGCCGACCTGTGGAGCCAGTACCGTACCGCCGAGGCCGAGATCGCGGCAGTCGAGGCCGCCTGCGAGGCCGCTGGCGAGGCGGGCGTCGAGATCCACGTCGCCCACACGTCGACGCCCGAGGCGGCCGACCACGCCGCCGAGGCGGGGATGACGACCGAGGTCTCCCCGCACCACCTGCTGCTCTCCCGCGACGACCTCGACGAACTGGGCACGTTCGGGCGGATGAACCCACCGCTCCGGAGCGAGGCCCGCCGCGAGGCGCTGTACGAACGGGTCGCCGACGGCACCGTCGACCTGATCGCGACCGACCACGCGCCGCACACGACCGAAGAGAAGGAGGCCGGCCTCTGGGACGCCCCCTCCGGCGTCCCGGGCGTCGAGACGATGCTCCCGCTGCTGCTCGCGGAGGTCCGCGACGGGGGGCTCACCCTCGAACGCGTCCGGGATCTCGTCGCCGCCAACCCCGCCGAACGGTTCGGGCTGGCCGAGAAGGGCCGGGTCGAAGTGGGGTACGACGCCGACCTGACACTGGTCGACCTCGACGATCCCGAGCCGATCCGGGCCGACGCACTCCACACGAAATGCGACTGGACCCCCTTCGAGGGCCGCGAGGCGGTGTTCCCCGAACTCACGATCGTCGACGGCGAAACCGTCTACGACGGCCGCGCCGGCGATCGGTTCACCGTGGGAGTCGGGACGAACGTTCGGACGTAG
- the sdhC gene encoding succinate dehydrogenase, cytochrome b556 subunit yields MSQSYDRGTVEDFGRWRSFTAGMWAWLFHKFTGWVLVGYLFTHIAVLSTALQNPGMYNDTIVGLESLAIVRLLEVGLLAVAVFHILNGVRLLFIDLGKGLEAQEESFYASLVITGAITVASVPTFLSGVF; encoded by the coding sequence ATGAGTCAGTCGTACGATCGGGGAACTGTCGAGGACTTCGGGCGGTGGCGCTCGTTCACCGCCGGCATGTGGGCGTGGCTGTTTCACAAGTTCACCGGTTGGGTCCTCGTCGGCTACCTCTTCACACACATCGCCGTGCTCTCGACGGCGCTCCAGAACCCGGGGATGTACAACGACACCATCGTCGGGCTCGAGAGCCTCGCCATCGTGCGCCTGCTGGAGGTGGGCCTGCTCGCGGTGGCGGTGTTCCACATCCTCAACGGGGTCCGGCTGCTGTTCATCGACCTCGGAAAGGGCCTGGAGGCACAGGAGGAGAGCTTCTACGCGTCGCTGGTGATCACGGGCGCGATCACCGTCGCCAGCGTCCCGACCTTCCTCTCGGGGGTGTTCTGA
- a CDS encoding lipoyl protein ligase domain-containing protein yields MRVIRGRAATPDTDRAATRKLLDAVADSGTPAVRAWTPHRQLAFGRRDANETGYEAARAAARERGFPPVERSVGGRAVAYTGTTVAFASLEPVEDSRSGLTDRYEAAVDTVVAALSSLGVDAERGEPPDSFCPGDYSVQAPCSTGNGERAGKLAGIAQRVTAGAAMVSGVVTVADREEIAEVLDPVYDALGVPFDPKSVGSVAAAGGPNDPDRVARALEDAIVDGRPTTVERLVDTDAGRET; encoded by the coding sequence ATGCGCGTGATCCGCGGGCGGGCGGCGACACCCGACACCGATCGGGCGGCCACCCGGAAGCTGCTGGATGCGGTCGCCGACTCGGGGACGCCGGCCGTCCGGGCGTGGACCCCCCACCGCCAGCTGGCGTTCGGCCGGCGCGACGCGAACGAAACCGGGTACGAGGCCGCCCGGGCCGCCGCACGGGAACGCGGGTTCCCCCCGGTCGAGCGCTCCGTGGGCGGGCGGGCAGTCGCCTATACGGGCACGACCGTCGCGTTCGCCTCGCTCGAACCGGTCGAGGACAGCCGATCGGGACTGACCGATCGCTACGAGGCCGCCGTCGACACCGTCGTAGCGGCGCTCTCCTCGCTGGGCGTCGACGCCGAACGCGGCGAGCCGCCGGACTCGTTCTGCCCGGGCGACTACTCGGTACAGGCACCGTGTTCGACCGGAAACGGTGAGCGAGCCGGGAAACTAGCGGGGATCGCCCAGCGCGTGACCGCCGGTGCGGCGATGGTCTCAGGAGTGGTGACCGTCGCCGACCGCGAGGAGATCGCGGAGGTGCTCGATCCGGTGTACGACGCGCTCGGCGTGCCGTTCGACCCGAAATCCGTGGGGAGCGTCGCCGCTGCAGGCGGGCCGAACGACCCCGATCGCGTGGCTCGGGCGCTGGAGGATGCGATCGTCGACGGTCGACCGACCACGGTCGAACGGCTCGTCGACACCGATGCGGGCCGGGAAACTTAG
- a CDS encoding succinate dehydrogenase has translation MAEHYSSFDRSGTKWLLQRVTAAFLVVVLAFHFFLLHFVNHAADVTFAGTSARMSTWTYFSLMVLFLLTATFHGVNGIHNTLVHRDGVDGWKQTAITAVLVVASLVLIVQGLRTALVWTNLF, from the coding sequence ATGGCGGAACACTACTCCTCGTTCGACCGCTCCGGGACGAAGTGGCTGCTCCAGCGGGTCACGGCGGCGTTCCTCGTCGTCGTGCTCGCGTTCCACTTCTTCCTCCTCCACTTCGTGAACCACGCCGCCGACGTGACGTTCGCCGGCACGTCCGCCCGGATGAGCACGTGGACGTACTTCTCGCTGATGGTGCTGTTCCTGCTGACGGCGACGTTCCACGGCGTCAACGGGATTCACAACACGCTCGTCCACCGCGACGGCGTTGACGGCTGGAAGCAGACCGCGATCACGGCGGTGCTGGTGGTCGCCAGCCTCGTGCTGATCGTCCAAGGGCTGCGAACCGCGCTCGTCTGGACCAACCTGTTCTAA
- a CDS encoding SDR family NAD(P)-dependent oxidoreductase, with translation MDLTDRVAVVTGGASGIGRETAISMAERGADVVIADVREAPRIPDSAGGAEDPRPTHEYIDDETDREGYFVECDVRKREDIRVAVEAAESLGGIDVMVNNAGVFRTIPFAEISEEEYDRMMEINAKGVFFGTQVAAAAMDEGAVVNLASIAALHGTGNHPVYSASKAAVQNLTKSMADALGPELRVNCVLPGVIDTAMTREDVPTVGGQRAERYEDEIPLARFGDPDDVADAICFLASDAASYVSGAGLPVDGGLSAV, from the coding sequence ATGGACCTCACAGACCGCGTCGCCGTGGTCACCGGCGGCGCCAGCGGGATCGGCCGCGAGACAGCCATCTCGATGGCCGAGCGCGGCGCCGACGTGGTGATCGCCGACGTGCGCGAGGCGCCGCGGATCCCGGACTCGGCGGGCGGCGCCGAGGACCCGCGCCCGACACACGAGTACATCGACGACGAGACCGACCGCGAGGGCTACTTCGTCGAGTGCGACGTTCGCAAGCGAGAGGACATCCGTGTCGCCGTCGAAGCCGCCGAGAGCCTGGGCGGGATCGACGTGATGGTGAACAACGCCGGCGTGTTCCGAACCATCCCGTTCGCGGAGATCAGCGAGGAGGAGTACGACCGGATGATGGAGATCAACGCCAAGGGCGTGTTCTTCGGCACGCAGGTCGCCGCCGCGGCGATGGACGAGGGGGCGGTGGTCAACCTCGCCTCGATCGCGGCGCTGCACGGCACCGGGAACCATCCCGTCTACTCGGCGTCGAAGGCCGCGGTCCAGAACCTCACGAAGTCGATGGCCGACGCACTCGGGCCGGAGCTCCGGGTGAACTGCGTGCTCCCGGGCGTGATCGACACCGCGATGACCCGGGAGGACGTGCCGACCGTCGGGGGCCAGCGTGCCGAGCGCTACGAGGACGAGATCCCGCTGGCGCGCTTCGGCGACCCGGACGACGTGGCCGACGCGATCTGCTTTCTCGCGAGCGACGCCGCGAGCTACGTCTCCGGTGCAGGGCTGCCGGTCGACGGCGGACTGAGCGCGGTCTGA
- a CDS encoding FAD-binding protein, producing MREYDVIVVGAGGAGLRAAIAAQENGADVAMVTKLHPVRSHTGAAEGGINAALREGDDWRDHAYDTMKGSDYLGDAPAVEALTRESPKETIQLENWGMAFSRDEDGQVSQRPFGGLSFPRTTYAGAETGHHMLHTMYEQVVKRGIEVYDEWYVTRLAVSDEDEPEERDCHGVVAYDIKRGEIEGFRARDGVILATGGLGQVYDHTTNAIANTGDGVAMAYRAGVPIEDMEMIQFHPTTLPSTGVLISEGVRGEGGILYNSEGERFMFEGGYANNDGELASRDVVSRAELNEVNNGRGIEDEYVHLDMRHLGEDRILDRLENILHLAEDFEGVDGLEEPMPVKPGQHYAMGGIETDEWGSTCVGGLYAVGECACASVHGANRLGGNALPELAVFGARAGRHAAGAVDEEPKITTGWDEDSEEGENVSPVPLGEADLPSSAKGALADGGATSPSGDSDPGVDAADADGIVEQAVQAERTRVHYLLEKEEGINHAEVRSELQETMTENVNVFREEGALKEALADIREARQDYQHVTVEDPSRTYNTDLIHTIETRNLLDVAEAITVGALARDEFRGAHWRKEHQERKDDEWLKHTMLSWNDGSPGLWYKPAMLEGEAKTYEPKERSY from the coding sequence ATGAGAGAGTACGACGTCATCGTGGTCGGTGCCGGCGGCGCCGGACTCCGTGCGGCGATCGCCGCACAGGAGAACGGCGCGGACGTGGCGATGGTGACCAAGCTCCACCCCGTCCGTTCGCACACGGGCGCGGCGGAGGGCGGCATCAACGCGGCGCTCCGTGAGGGCGACGACTGGCGCGACCACGCCTACGACACGATGAAGGGATCGGACTACCTCGGCGACGCCCCCGCGGTGGAGGCGCTGACCCGCGAGAGTCCGAAAGAGACGATCCAGCTGGAGAACTGGGGAATGGCCTTCTCCCGCGACGAGGACGGCCAGGTCTCCCAGCGGCCGTTCGGCGGCCTCTCGTTCCCCCGCACCACCTACGCCGGCGCCGAGACCGGCCACCACATGCTCCACACGATGTACGAGCAGGTGGTCAAACGCGGGATCGAGGTGTACGACGAGTGGTACGTCACCCGGCTCGCGGTGTCCGACGAGGACGAACCCGAGGAGCGTGACTGTCACGGCGTCGTCGCCTACGACATCAAGCGCGGCGAGATCGAGGGGTTCCGCGCCCGCGACGGCGTGATCCTCGCGACCGGCGGGCTCGGCCAGGTGTACGACCACACCACTAACGCCATCGCCAACACGGGCGACGGCGTCGCGATGGCCTACCGCGCCGGCGTCCCCATCGAGGACATGGAGATGATCCAGTTCCACCCGACGACGCTGCCGTCGACGGGTGTGCTCATCTCCGAGGGGGTCCGCGGCGAGGGTGGGATCCTCTACAACAGCGAGGGCGAGCGGTTCATGTTCGAGGGCGGCTACGCCAACAACGACGGCGAGCTCGCCTCGCGTGACGTGGTCTCCCGTGCCGAACTCAACGAGGTCAACAACGGCCGCGGGATCGAGGACGAGTACGTCCACCTCGACATGCGCCACCTCGGCGAGGACCGCATCCTCGACCGGCTGGAGAACATCCTCCACCTCGCGGAGGACTTCGAGGGCGTCGACGGGCTGGAGGAGCCGATGCCCGTCAAGCCCGGCCAGCACTACGCGATGGGCGGCATCGAGACCGACGAGTGGGGCTCGACCTGCGTCGGCGGGCTGTACGCCGTCGGCGAGTGTGCGTGTGCGTCGGTCCACGGGGCCAACCGCCTCGGCGGCAACGCGCTGCCCGAACTCGCGGTGTTCGGCGCCCGCGCGGGCCGGCACGCGGCAGGCGCCGTCGACGAGGAGCCGAAGATCACCACCGGCTGGGACGAGGACAGCGAGGAGGGCGAGAACGTCTCGCCCGTCCCGCTGGGCGAGGCCGACCTCCCCTCCTCGGCGAAGGGCGCACTCGCGGACGGCGGCGCAACGTCGCCGTCCGGCGACAGCGACCCCGGCGTCGACGCGGCGGACGCCGACGGCATCGTCGAACAGGCGGTGCAGGCCGAGCGCACCCGGGTCCACTACCTGCTCGAGAAGGAGGAGGGGATCAACCACGCCGAGGTCCGCTCGGAGCTCCAGGAGACGATGACCGAGAACGTGAACGTGTTCCGCGAGGAGGGCGCGCTGAAAGAGGCGCTGGCGGACATCCGTGAGGCCCGGCAGGACTACCAGCACGTCACCGTCGAGGACCCCTCACGGACGTACAACACCGACCTGATCCACACGATCGAGACGCGGAACCTGCTCGACGTGGCCGAGGCGATCACCGTCGGCGCGCTGGCCCGCGACGAGTTCCGCGGCGCCCACTGGCGCAAGGAGCACCAGGAGCGCAAGGACGACGAGTGGCTCAAGCACACGATGCTGTCCTGGAACGACGGCAGCCCCGGCCTCTGGTACAAGCCGGCGATGCTGGAGGGCGAGGCCAAGACCTACGAGCCCAAAGAGCGGAGCTACTGA
- a CDS encoding succinate dehydrogenase/fumarate reductase iron-sulfur subunit codes for MSTQTEPPETDDEAESTPEPEPEPERTPGERRRAEKANRAAERELAEAEEAPDLGENAVTLKVFRYDPEVEEKAEPRFDTFQIPFEKGMTVLDALIAARDTYDSSLTFRHSCRQAVCGSDALFINGRQRLGCQTQIADLDGDVVRVEPLPHQDVVKDLVVDMEHFYDQMEAVEPYFQTDETPEDELEEQHQTPENREKIKMSTRCIWCGACMSSCNIAADDNEYLGPAAINKAYRFAMDEREGEGMQEHRMELIEQENGVWRCQTQFSCTNVCPKDIPLTEHIQELKREAVKSNLKFW; via the coding sequence ATGAGCACGCAAACCGAACCACCCGAAACCGACGACGAGGCCGAATCGACTCCCGAACCGGAGCCCGAGCCGGAACGGACTCCCGGCGAGCGCCGCCGCGCGGAGAAGGCCAACCGCGCCGCCGAGCGCGAGCTGGCCGAAGCCGAGGAGGCGCCCGACCTGGGCGAGAACGCGGTCACGCTGAAGGTGTTCCGCTACGACCCCGAGGTCGAGGAGAAGGCCGAACCGCGCTTCGACACGTTCCAGATCCCCTTCGAGAAGGGGATGACCGTGCTCGACGCGCTGATCGCGGCCCGGGACACGTACGACTCCTCGCTCACGTTCCGGCACTCCTGCCGGCAGGCGGTCTGTGGCTCCGACGCGCTGTTCATCAACGGCCGCCAGCGCCTCGGCTGTCAGACCCAGATCGCGGATCTCGACGGCGACGTGGTCCGCGTCGAACCGCTCCCCCACCAGGACGTGGTGAAAGACCTCGTCGTCGACATGGAGCACTTCTACGACCAGATGGAGGCCGTGGAGCCGTACTTCCAGACCGACGAGACGCCGGAGGACGAACTTGAAGAGCAGCACCAGACTCCGGAGAACCGGGAGAAGATCAAGATGTCCACCCGGTGTATCTGGTGTGGCGCCTGCATGTCCTCCTGCAACATCGCAGCCGACGACAACGAGTACCTCGGCCCGGCGGCGATCAACAAGGCCTACCGCTTCGCGATGGACGAGCGGGAGGGCGAGGGGATGCAGGAGCACCGCATGGAGCTGATCGAACAGGAGAACGGCGTCTGGCGCTGTCAGACCCAGTTCTCGTGTACCAACGTCTGTCCGAAAGACATCCCGCTGACCGAGCACATTCAGGAGCTCAAGCGGGAGGCAGTCAAATCGAACCTGAAGTTCTGGTAA
- a CDS encoding cysteine hydrolase family protein, which yields MYDPDSTAVVVVDMQHGFCHSDGSLFAPASESAIEPVTELVTRARDAGASVVYTKDTHPEEQFDGNHYYDEFERWGEHVVEGTWDAELHDDLDVREDDYVVEKHTYDAFYRTGLEGYLDTHGIDDLLICGTLANVCVLHTAGSAGLRDYKPVIVEDALGYIEESHKEYTVEHADWLFGEVTERDDVAFA from the coding sequence GTGTACGATCCAGACAGCACCGCGGTCGTCGTCGTCGACATGCAGCACGGGTTCTGTCACTCCGACGGGAGCCTGTTCGCGCCCGCCAGCGAGTCGGCGATCGAGCCCGTGACCGAGCTCGTCACCCGCGCTCGCGACGCCGGCGCGAGCGTCGTCTACACGAAGGACACCCACCCCGAGGAACAGTTCGACGGGAACCACTACTACGACGAGTTCGAGCGCTGGGGCGAACACGTCGTCGAAGGGACGTGGGACGCCGAACTCCACGACGACCTCGATGTGCGCGAGGACGACTACGTGGTCGAGAAACACACCTACGACGCGTTCTACCGGACGGGGCTGGAGGGCTACCTCGACACCCACGGCATCGACGACCTGCTCATCTGCGGCACGCTCGCGAACGTCTGCGTGCTTCACACCGCCGGCAGCGCCGGCCTGCGGGACTACAAGCCCGTGATCGTCGAGGACGCACTGGGGTACATCGAAGAGAGCCACAAGGAGTACACCGTCGAACACGCCGACTGGCTGTTCGGCGAAGTGACCGAACGCGACGACGTGGCGTTCGCGTAA
- a CDS encoding DUF7563 family protein, whose amino-acid sequence MPECQNCSSFVTRRYVRVFTPEGQETPRVCPSCEDKIRDGSDVRAARSTRGN is encoded by the coding sequence ATGCCCGAATGCCAGAACTGCAGTTCGTTCGTCACGCGGCGGTACGTCCGGGTGTTCACTCCCGAGGGACAGGAGACGCCTCGGGTCTGTCCCTCCTGTGAGGACAAGATCAGGGACGGCAGCGACGTGCGCGCCGCGCGTTCGACGCGAGGGAACTAA
- a CDS encoding PaaI family thioesterase, with product MSDVPPLRDEAAEFLRYAIEEEHGYLSWLGTEVDTVERGRIGLTVPFDEKLTNLASKPTIHGGVAATLIDTAGGLALRLAAEDPLAVDVATVSLNVNYLRRATGDLHATADVVRAGSTIGVSRVDVVSTVPEHGDDDVDWGVEEGEERLVATGQPSYRLFR from the coding sequence ATGAGCGACGTTCCGCCGCTGCGCGACGAGGCCGCCGAGTTCCTCCGCTACGCGATCGAGGAGGAGCACGGCTACCTCTCGTGGCTGGGAACCGAGGTCGACACCGTCGAGCGCGGCCGGATCGGGCTCACGGTGCCGTTCGACGAGAAGCTCACCAACCTCGCGTCGAAACCCACCATCCACGGCGGCGTCGCGGCGACGCTGATCGACACCGCGGGCGGGTTGGCGCTCAGACTCGCCGCCGAGGACCCGCTGGCGGTCGACGTGGCGACGGTGAGCCTGAACGTGAACTACCTCCGGCGGGCGACCGGCGACCTGCACGCGACCGCGGACGTGGTCCGGGCCGGCTCCACGATCGGCGTCAGCCGCGTCGACGTGGTCAGTACGGTGCCGGAACACGGCGACGATGACGTCGACTGGGGCGTCGAGGAAGGGGAGGAACGGCTGGTCGCGACCGGGCAGCCCTCCTACCGGCTGTTCCGGTAG